In one Chitinophaga sancti genomic region, the following are encoded:
- a CDS encoding glycoside hydrolase family 88/105 protein yields the protein MKKYFLFVAMLTAIATQAQQTLIPKKTTLDALTKTNQYFMEKWPDTGKEIVLNKTWPSNIWTRGVYYEGLMALYCVDPKKPYYDYAVQWGEKHHWNLRNGIKTRNADDQDCGQTYIDLYLVDKKPERIANIKASIDTMLKTAKIDDWHWIDAIQMAMPVMARLGKIYKDTAYYHRMYEMYEWTKNGLYNKEEHLWWRDKDFIPPYKEPNGQNCYWSRGNGWVLAALLRTMEQLPQNSPYYKIFLNDFKEMSAALLPLQREDGFWNASLRDPGNYGGKELTGTSLFVYGITWGIRKGYLDKKTYYPVVVKAWNALVKDCVHDNGMLGYVQSTGKQPSDGQPVTFDKIPDFEDYGLGCFLLAGSEIYKLK from the coding sequence ATGAAAAAGTATTTTCTGTTCGTTGCTATGCTGACGGCCATAGCAACCCAGGCACAGCAAACCCTCATTCCCAAAAAGACGACGCTGGATGCGTTGACGAAGACGAATCAGTATTTTATGGAAAAGTGGCCGGATACAGGAAAGGAGATTGTGTTGAATAAAACATGGCCTTCTAATATCTGGACCCGTGGTGTGTATTATGAAGGGCTCATGGCTTTGTATTGCGTTGATCCTAAAAAGCCTTACTACGACTATGCCGTGCAGTGGGGCGAAAAGCATCACTGGAACCTGCGGAACGGCATCAAAACCCGCAATGCGGATGACCAGGATTGTGGGCAGACATACATCGATCTGTACCTGGTAGACAAAAAGCCTGAACGCATCGCCAATATCAAAGCCTCTATCGATACGATGCTGAAAACAGCAAAGATTGATGACTGGCATTGGATAGATGCCATCCAGATGGCCATGCCGGTGATGGCCCGTTTAGGAAAGATCTACAAAGACACTGCCTATTACCATCGCATGTATGAAATGTATGAGTGGACGAAGAATGGCCTGTACAATAAAGAAGAACATTTATGGTGGAGAGACAAGGACTTCATTCCTCCTTATAAAGAACCCAATGGTCAGAACTGCTACTGGAGCCGTGGCAATGGCTGGGTACTGGCCGCGCTGCTAAGAACCATGGAGCAGCTACCTCAGAATTCTCCTTATTATAAGATCTTCCTGAATGATTTTAAGGAAATGTCTGCCGCCTTATTACCCCTGCAAAGGGAGGATGGTTTCTGGAATGCAAGTCTGCGTGACCCGGGGAACTACGGTGGCAAAGAGCTGACGGGTACTTCCTTATTTGTATATGGTATTACCTGGGGCATCCGGAAAGGCTATCTTGATAAAAAAACATACTACCCGGTGGTCGTAAAAGCCTGGAATGCCCTGGTAAAAGATTGTGTACATGATAATGGAATGCTGGGTTATGTGCAGAGTACCGGAAAGCAACCTTCAGATGGTCAGCCGGTGACATTCGATAAG